In one Fusarium falciforme chromosome 5, complete sequence genomic region, the following are encoded:
- a CDS encoding HpcH-HpaI domain-containing protein, with product MQASNKLKSTFVEGKQTFGAWQMLPGANVSRLLARSGVDWVLIDCEHGNIDGALDSGAHGIIVPLVRTVEEAKQLVLDAKFPPLGRRGFGSLIALERFNPNPTLTEYLHQANDALVTIIQIETREAFESVEEIAAVDGIDALFIGPFDLGNNIGYPIQKGIMGPELKEALARILAATRRASKKCGIYCKDAQQAREFAAQGYDMLVAATDYTTLQTAVNGEVTSAKGEQAGKGTW from the exons ATGCAAGCATCCAACAAACTCAAGTCCACCTTTGTGGAGGGGAAGCAGACGTTTGGCGCGTGGCAGATGCTCCCTGGGGCCAATGTCTCCCGGCTCTTGGCGCGTTCCGGCGTGGACTGGGTGTTGATCGACTGCGAGCACGGCAACATTGACG GGGCCTTGGACAGCGGTGCTCATGGT ATCATTGTGCCCTTGGTGCGCACAGTGGAAGAGGCTAAGCAGCTGGTGCTGGACGCCAAGTTCCCTCCCCTGGGGCGGCGAGGCTTTGGCTCGCTCATCGCGCTTGAGAGATTCAACCCCAACCCCACTCTAACCGAGTATCTTCACCAAGCCAATGACGCCCTCGTGACGATCATTCAGATCGAGACCCGCGAGGCATTTGAGTCAGTCGAGGAGATTGCGGCTGTGGATGGAATCGACGCGCTCTTTATTGGTCCGTTCGATCTCG GAAACAACATCGGTTATCCTATTCAGAAAGGTATAATGGGGCCGGAACTAAAGGAGGCCCTTGCTCGCATCCTAGCAGCAACGCGAAGGGCTAGCAAGAAGTGCGGAATCTACTGCAAAGACGCGCAGCAGGCTAGGGAGTTTGCTGCTCAAGGCTATGACATGCTCGTAGCTGCTACTGATTACACCACTCTCCAAACTGCTGTTAATGGAGAGGTGACTTCAGCAAAGGGTGAGCAAGCTGGCAAGGGAACCTGGTGA